A window from Sphingobacterium hotanense encodes these proteins:
- a CDS encoding RagB/SusD family nutrient uptake outer membrane protein, translating to MKKTLNILLAGSLVFASCSKDFLDSAPTEQLSTDQIEEAGKQDPNVLNGYITGLYATMYTTFTALPADEDHDDFGQKGYDIYMDMLASDMVLTGLNYGWYSNVVRYIATTDYTRAEASKPWNYYYKIIMSANSAMDAIGGSEVEIPADQKDARFVMGQAKAMRAYAYFYLANLYAPEYGSGNDKILPIYTNTDQPNQPLSTTKEVYDLIISDLETAVEYLNGFNRTGKHQINKYVAEGLLAYALGARGTQADWQKVATLTNDIITNGGFPLTTKSQSAAVLDGQGLVVNGDGGFNNIATPSWMWGVDLTLASNLDLVSWWGQVDYWSYSYAAAGDPKAIDKGLYAKIPANDVRKGQFDADELMPINKFYTPEREAMGQRQIVTDYLYMRVDEMVLLNAEANANIGNEAAAIASLKKLLDLRLDNTSYLSTLSGQRLKDEIYLQTRIELWGEGKSYLALKRNKATVTRGENHLYFAGQSFKYNADQLTFPIPQVEIQNNPQIN from the coding sequence ATGAAAAAAACATTAAATATATTGTTGGCAGGCTCTTTAGTTTTTGCTTCTTGTAGCAAAGATTTCTTAGACAGCGCCCCAACAGAGCAATTGTCTACCGACCAAATCGAAGAAGCCGGTAAACAAGATCCTAACGTTTTGAACGGTTACATCACAGGTTTGTATGCGACAATGTATACTACATTTACAGCGCTTCCTGCAGATGAAGACCATGATGACTTCGGACAAAAAGGATACGATATCTATATGGATATGTTAGCGTCAGACATGGTATTAACCGGTCTGAACTACGGATGGTATTCAAACGTTGTTCGTTATATCGCGACAACTGACTACACACGTGCTGAGGCTTCAAAACCTTGGAACTACTATTACAAAATCATTATGTCTGCAAACTCGGCAATGGACGCTATCGGTGGCTCAGAAGTGGAGATCCCTGCAGATCAAAAAGATGCTCGTTTTGTAATGGGACAAGCAAAAGCTATGCGTGCGTATGCTTACTTCTACCTAGCAAATTTATATGCTCCTGAGTACGGTTCTGGTAATGATAAAATCTTACCTATCTATACGAACACAGATCAACCAAATCAACCTCTTTCTACAACGAAAGAAGTATATGATCTAATCATTTCAGATTTGGAAACTGCGGTAGAATACTTAAATGGATTCAACAGAACAGGTAAACACCAAATCAACAAATACGTTGCTGAAGGTTTGTTAGCTTACGCTTTGGGTGCTAGAGGTACGCAAGCAGACTGGCAAAAAGTAGCTACTTTAACTAATGATATCATTACTAATGGTGGCTTCCCTTTGACTACAAAAAGTCAATCAGCAGCTGTATTAGACGGACAAGGATTAGTTGTTAATGGCGACGGTGGTTTCAATAACATTGCTACACCAAGCTGGATGTGGGGTGTTGATTTAACATTAGCGAGCAACTTAGACTTAGTATCATGGTGGGGACAAGTGGATTACTGGAGCTATAGCTACGCTGCTGCTGGTGACCCTAAAGCAATTGATAAAGGTCTTTACGCTAAAATCCCTGCAAACGACGTTCGTAAAGGACAGTTTGATGCAGACGAGTTAATGCCGATCAACAAATTCTACACACCTGAGCGTGAAGCAATGGGTCAACGTCAAATCGTAACTGACTACTTGTACATGCGTGTTGATGAAATGGTATTGTTAAATGCAGAAGCAAATGCTAATATCGGAAACGAAGCTGCGGCAATCGCATCGTTGAAAAAATTATTAGACTTGCGTTTGGATAATACAAGCTACCTTTCAACATTGTCAGGTCAGCGCTTAAAAGACGAAATTTACTTACAAACTCGTATTGAACTTTGGGGTGAAGGTAAATCTTACTTAGCATTGAAACGTAACAAAGCGACGGTTACAAGAGGTGAAAACCACTTATACTTCGCAGGTCAATCGTTCAAATACAATGCTGATCAATTAACATTCCCAATTCCACAGGTGGAAATTCAGAATAACCCTCAAATTAATTAA
- a CDS encoding DUF4271 domain-containing protein, whose translation MKHRVLFRFLLIFTVLFGFAQQGAATIPVGNVQILPADSLPFNDSLAQVSPLDSLDSAFKYTEIIPGLRKDNNFLTERLKQQLKIGRHDLLFGVERIEASTDAERIISGKLKSERPIWVLIIVFFLFLILAIIRIVFPMELRTIVDAYYKERLLLQVSKEDSLATSWPYIFLYALFSLSLGLFIVLVMSSFSDKNYLTFENFIKNAIFVAALFIAKILIIRFVSFIFSLEKIVREYVAVLYLVYFNSMFLLMPFLLALLFVPVAYFQFITVVYVVLIIILFTYRFLRTALHLFGNFKFSIFYLILYLCSLELAPILILVRALSK comes from the coding sequence ATGAAACATCGTGTGCTATTCCGTTTTCTGTTAATTTTTACCGTATTGTTTGGTTTTGCCCAACAAGGTGCCGCTACCATACCGGTAGGTAATGTGCAAATATTACCTGCTGATAGCCTACCATTTAACGATAGTTTAGCGCAGGTTTCACCCTTAGACTCCCTAGATTCGGCATTTAAATATACTGAAATCATCCCCGGTTTAAGGAAAGATAATAATTTCTTAACAGAGCGCTTGAAGCAGCAGCTGAAAATTGGGCGCCACGACTTGCTGTTTGGTGTAGAAAGAATTGAAGCATCAACGGATGCGGAGCGTATAATTTCGGGAAAATTGAAAAGCGAGCGTCCGATTTGGGTCTTGATTATTGTTTTCTTTCTATTCTTGATTTTGGCTATTATACGCATTGTTTTCCCAATGGAACTGCGTACCATTGTTGATGCCTACTACAAAGAAAGGTTGTTATTACAAGTTAGTAAAGAGGATAGTTTGGCAACTTCCTGGCCCTATATTTTCCTCTATGCTTTGTTCAGCCTGTCGCTCGGGCTGTTCATCGTCTTGGTTATGTCGAGTTTCAGCGACAAAAATTATCTTACTTTTGAGAATTTTATAAAAAATGCAATTTTCGTAGCGGCTTTATTCATCGCTAAGATTTTAATTATTCGCTTTGTATCTTTTATATTTTCTTTAGAAAAGATTGTGCGTGAGTACGTTGCGGTCTTGTATCTCGTCTATTTTAACAGCATGTTTTTATTGATGCCATTCTTGTTGGCTCTACTGTTTGTACCTGTGGCATATTTTCAATTTATTACGGTTGTTTACGTTGTTTTAATAATAATTTTATTCACTTACCGCTTCCTACGGACCGCTTTACACCTATTCGGGAATTTCAAGTTTTCTATTTTTTATTTAATTCTTTATCTTTGCAGTCTCGAACTAGCACCTATTTTAATATTAGTTAGAGCACTTAGTAAATAA
- a CDS encoding phosphoribosyltransferase — MKNIIIDDLHFELMIDYDQIQKRIRLIGIDINLRYEDKHPVFIGVLNGCFMFMADLMKQIHIPCEMSFVKLASYTGTDQGRISELIGVGMDLTGRHVVIVEDIVDTGNSLVHTIEALEKLQVASISVATLLMKPECLLYSFDNIMYVGFEIEKEFVVGYGLDYNGQCRNLQHIYKQFDPLTNEKSS, encoded by the coding sequence ATGAAGAACATAATAATTGATGACCTGCATTTTGAATTGATGATCGATTATGATCAGATTCAAAAGCGTATCCGCCTTATCGGAATTGATATCAATCTTCGTTATGAAGATAAGCATCCTGTTTTTATCGGCGTTCTGAATGGTTGCTTTATGTTTATGGCTGATCTGATGAAGCAGATACATATCCCATGTGAGATGTCGTTCGTTAAGCTAGCATCCTATACGGGAACAGATCAGGGGCGTATTTCGGAATTGATAGGTGTGGGGATGGATTTGACGGGGCGTCATGTGGTGATTGTAGAGGATATCGTAGATACGGGCAATTCGTTGGTTCATACGATTGAAGCGCTGGAGAAACTTCAGGTGGCGAGTATTTCCGTGGCGACATTACTCATGAAGCCGGAATGCCTTTTATATTCTTTTGATAACATCATGTATGTAGGTTTCGAGATCGAGAAGGAATTTGTAGTAGGCTATGGCCTGGACTACAATGGTCAATGTCGAAACCTACAGCATATCTATAAGCAGTTCGATCCGCTTACTAACGAAAAGAGCAGCTAA
- a CDS encoding uroporphyrinogen-III synthase → MQIDVERSKKVKSILVTLPKPENDKSPYFTLAEKYNLRLDFRGFIHVEGVPAKDVRKDKVNFADHTAVIFTSKNAVDHFFRVCEEMRFEVSAEMKYFCISETIALYLQKYIQYRKRKIFFGKQTAKDLEDVLKKHNKEKFLFPCSDVANEETQRWLQENGYDFTPAVLFRTVISDIKDLKDVFYDIIVFFSPSSVQSLYENFPDFVQNNTRIAAFGSSTQQALLDHDLILDIPAPTPNAPSMTMAIEQYIKQVNK, encoded by the coding sequence ATGCAGATTGATGTAGAAAGATCCAAAAAAGTAAAGAGCATTCTTGTTACTTTACCAAAACCTGAAAACGATAAATCTCCCTACTTCACCTTAGCTGAGAAATACAATCTACGATTGGACTTCCGCGGTTTTATCCATGTGGAAGGTGTTCCGGCTAAAGATGTACGAAAAGATAAGGTAAACTTTGCGGACCATACTGCAGTAATTTTTACGAGTAAAAATGCTGTAGATCACTTCTTTAGAGTTTGTGAAGAAATGCGTTTTGAGGTATCCGCAGAGATGAAATATTTCTGTATCTCCGAAACCATTGCTTTATACTTGCAGAAATACATACAGTACCGCAAGCGTAAAATCTTCTTCGGTAAACAAACTGCAAAAGATCTGGAAGACGTGTTGAAGAAGCACAATAAAGAGAAATTCTTATTCCCATGCTCTGACGTGGCAAACGAAGAAACACAACGTTGGTTGCAAGAAAACGGATATGATTTCACTCCTGCCGTTCTATTCAGAACGGTCATCAGCGACATCAAAGATCTAAAGGATGTATTCTACGATATCATCGTCTTCTTTAGCCCTTCAAGCGTACAGTCACTATATGAGAACTTCCCAGATTTCGTACAGAACAATACACGCATCGCAGCGTTCGGCTCAAGTACTCAACAGGCATTGCTAGATCATGACCTTATCCTTGATATCCCTGCCCCGACGCCAAATGCACCAAGCATGACGATGGCAATCGAACAGTATATTAAGCAAGTGAATAAATAG
- a CDS encoding transglycosylase domain-containing protein yields MLVKEWLRKLDFSFLRKRWFLITAGAVLGIFLIGLFWGLSVRGKMLDQAVVKVKKKLKDDYQLDLRIGSYDFAGLTTVEFQKVRVVPDSADQLAAMDKFKVSVKLFPLISGTIKLGSLQIENADITLVKEDNTSNYDFLFRKKAKDSTAVDTSSRTLAETVDRLIKQVFLKVPRDLNMTNVNLSYQDSSGTQMVRIPVGEIDNGDYDVDVFLNEQDAKWNFSGEVNPDKQTLSVKITSDNKDAELPFLRRKYGLQVSFDELAFHLDDVSRKGKDVLEVLGGWSTKNLKIYQRRLSGEQVVLPEGAALGGFHVSENTIQLIEGTKVQVKEFSFEPRLKYTRKPKKLLSMAVHTGKFKAQNFFDAIPKGLFDQLDGLQVEGDIQYDMDFEVDLDDPDQLKFSSKIDDAALKIVKWGKADIAALNQPFVYEAYDDTTKLRDIVVGPANPMFTPLDQVSSILKKTVLNTEDPFFYKHKGFELEAFQLSIVTNIKEKKFKRGASTISMQLVKNVYLNRNKTMMRKFEEILLVWLMEQSGQVSKDRLLEIYLNVIEWGKNVYGIAEASQYYFGKKPSEITIGESLFLSSIIPRPKTGLSSFDYTGQLKPWVMKHFNTYGYIMNKMRQLDNENVPANYGFYQAQLQPNLRPARPKGVVDTAASFDDLKDMAEEMDLEDQLRKSIRERLFGKEENKEEN; encoded by the coding sequence ATGCTGGTAAAAGAATGGCTGAGGAAGCTTGATTTTTCGTTCCTGCGGAAGCGCTGGTTTTTAATTACAGCGGGTGCTGTTTTGGGGATCTTCCTGATTGGATTATTCTGGGGGCTATCCGTTCGGGGAAAAATGTTAGATCAAGCGGTGGTGAAAGTGAAGAAGAAACTCAAGGACGATTATCAGCTCGATTTACGTATTGGGAGCTATGATTTTGCAGGCTTGACGACTGTGGAGTTCCAAAAGGTCCGCGTTGTTCCAGATTCCGCAGATCAGTTGGCGGCTATGGATAAATTTAAAGTGTCCGTAAAGCTGTTCCCCCTAATTTCCGGGACAATCAAATTGGGTTCCTTGCAAATAGAAAACGCCGATATCACCTTGGTAAAAGAGGATAACACCTCCAATTATGACTTTTTATTTCGAAAGAAAGCCAAGGATTCAACTGCGGTTGATACCAGCAGCCGAACGTTAGCCGAGACGGTCGATCGATTGATCAAGCAGGTTTTCCTGAAGGTTCCTCGCGATTTGAACATGACGAATGTGAATTTGTCGTATCAGGATAGTTCAGGAACCCAAATGGTGCGTATTCCAGTTGGCGAAATCGACAATGGGGATTACGATGTCGATGTCTTCTTGAACGAGCAGGATGCGAAATGGAACTTCAGCGGCGAGGTCAATCCCGATAAGCAGACATTGAGCGTTAAAATCACTTCGGATAATAAGGATGCCGAGTTACCATTTTTACGCAGAAAATACGGACTTCAGGTGAGTTTCGATGAACTTGCCTTTCACCTAGACGATGTATCTCGGAAGGGTAAAGATGTACTGGAAGTATTGGGTGGTTGGTCGACCAAGAACCTGAAAATTTATCAGCGACGCTTATCTGGCGAACAGGTTGTTCTTCCTGAAGGGGCGGCGCTTGGCGGATTTCATGTGTCGGAGAATACGATTCAGTTAATCGAGGGCACCAAGGTGCAGGTCAAAGAATTTTCTTTTGAACCTCGACTAAAATACACACGTAAGCCTAAGAAGTTATTGAGCATGGCAGTCCATACGGGTAAGTTTAAGGCGCAGAATTTTTTTGATGCGATACCGAAAGGGCTTTTTGACCAGCTTGACGGTTTACAGGTTGAGGGCGATATTCAATATGACATGGATTTTGAGGTAGATTTGGATGATCCCGATCAGTTGAAGTTCAGTTCCAAAATAGACGATGCGGCATTGAAAATTGTAAAATGGGGCAAGGCCGATATTGCCGCCTTAAACCAGCCCTTTGTTTATGAGGCTTATGATGATACGACAAAACTACGCGATATCGTTGTGGGGCCCGCCAATCCAATGTTTACTCCGCTGGATCAGGTTTCTTCGATTTTAAAGAAAACGGTGTTGAATACCGAAGATCCTTTTTTCTATAAACACAAGGGGTTCGAACTGGAAGCCTTCCAGTTGTCAATCGTTACGAATATTAAAGAGAAGAAGTTCAAACGTGGAGCAAGCACCATTTCTATGCAGCTGGTAAAGAATGTTTACCTGAATAGGAATAAAACAATGATGCGCAAGTTTGAGGAGATCTTGCTTGTTTGGCTAATGGAGCAATCTGGGCAGGTAAGCAAAGATCGCTTATTGGAAATTTATCTGAATGTAATCGAATGGGGCAAAAACGTCTATGGTATTGCGGAAGCTTCGCAGTATTATTTTGGGAAGAAACCTTCAGAAATAACGATTGGGGAGAGTTTGTTCCTATCGAGTATTATCCCGCGACCGAAAACCGGTCTATCGTCATTTGACTATACCGGACAATTGAAACCCTGGGTCATGAAGCATTTTAATACCTATGGTTATATCATGAACAAGATGCGGCAATTGGATAATGAAAATGTCCCTGCGAATTACGGGTTCTATCAGGCACAATTGCAGCCAAATCTGCGCCCGGCGCGTCCGAAAGGCGTTGTTGATACGGCGGCATCTTTCGATGATCTTAAAGATATGGCCGAAGAGATGGATTTAGAAGACCAACTGCGCAAGTCTATCCGCGAGCGATTATTCGGTAAGGAAGAAAACAAAGAGGAAAACTAA
- a CDS encoding Mrp/NBP35 family ATP-binding protein gives MITKQQILDALSNVEEPDLKKDLVTLNMIENIEILPNKIKFDVVLTTPACPLKGHIEHACRNAIAFFVSKDVDVEINMTARVRPVENAQLKNIKNIVLVSSGKGGVGKSTVAANLALALSQTGAKTGLLDADIYGPSVPIMFGLDGARPESTQTADGQTKIVPIEKFGLKLLSIGFFTDPNQPIPWRGPMATSAIKQLFNDTDWGELDYLVVDMPPGTGDIHITVAQQYPISGAVIVTTPQQVALADAIKGMAMYQMEGVQVPILGVIENMAYFTPAELPDNKYYIFGKDGGKRLAEQNNVPFIGEIPLVKAVADAGDNGFPVALDADDPVTKSFASIAGRVAQELSILAATV, from the coding sequence ATGATTACAAAACAACAAATCTTAGATGCTTTGAGTAATGTGGAAGAGCCTGATCTGAAGAAAGATTTAGTCACTCTAAACATGATTGAAAACATCGAAATTCTACCTAATAAGATAAAATTCGACGTTGTACTTACCACTCCCGCTTGCCCGCTAAAAGGCCATATAGAACATGCTTGCCGCAACGCTATTGCTTTTTTCGTGTCTAAGGATGTGGATGTAGAAATCAACATGACCGCTCGTGTCCGTCCTGTGGAAAACGCTCAGCTAAAGAACATCAAAAACATCGTATTAGTATCCTCTGGAAAAGGGGGCGTCGGAAAATCAACCGTTGCAGCCAATCTAGCATTGGCACTGTCGCAGACAGGTGCAAAGACGGGATTATTGGATGCTGATATCTATGGCCCTTCGGTGCCTATCATGTTTGGACTGGACGGAGCAAGACCAGAATCTACGCAGACGGCTGATGGGCAGACCAAGATTGTACCTATCGAAAAATTTGGGTTGAAATTACTGTCAATCGGATTTTTTACAGATCCGAACCAACCGATTCCGTGGCGTGGCCCGATGGCGACCTCAGCAATCAAACAGCTATTCAATGATACCGACTGGGGCGAGCTAGACTATTTAGTAGTCGACATGCCTCCAGGTACGGGTGATATACATATTACGGTGGCTCAGCAATACCCTATTTCTGGTGCTGTCATTGTGACGACGCCACAGCAAGTCGCGCTTGCCGACGCGATCAAGGGTATGGCGATGTATCAGATGGAAGGCGTGCAAGTACCGATCTTAGGTGTCATCGAAAACATGGCATACTTTACCCCTGCCGAACTTCCCGACAACAAATATTATATCTTCGGAAAAGATGGTGGAAAACGCCTTGCTGAACAAAACAATGTGCCGTTTATCGGAGAGATTCCTTTGGTAAAAGCCGTTGCAGATGCTGGTGATAATGGATTCCCGGTGGCCCTAGATGCTGATGATCCTGTAACGAAGTCCTTCGCAAGTATTGCCGGACGCGTGGCGCAGGAACTGAGCATTCTCGCAGCAACCGTTTAG
- a CDS encoding DNA-3-methyladenine glycosylase I — protein sequence MSNKELVRCGWCGNDAEYQAYHDQEWGKQVKDDKTLFEFLILESAQAGLSWITILRRRENYRKAFADFDVEKVAAMTEKDQERLLQDPGIIRNKLKIKTTISNAQIFMDIQKEFGSFYNYLYSFMPDKKPIINSYEDYRQAPATSPISDAIAKDLKKRGIRFFGTTICYAYMQAVGMVNDHMLSCSFR from the coding sequence ATGAGCAATAAAGAGCTAGTACGCTGTGGCTGGTGTGGTAATGATGCCGAATATCAAGCCTACCACGATCAGGAATGGGGAAAACAAGTAAAGGACGACAAAACACTATTCGAATTTCTCATTTTAGAATCTGCGCAAGCTGGATTAAGCTGGATTACGATCCTGCGACGACGCGAAAACTATAGAAAAGCATTTGCTGATTTCGATGTGGAAAAGGTTGCCGCGATGACAGAGAAAGATCAAGAGCGTTTATTACAGGACCCGGGAATTATCAGGAATAAGCTGAAAATTAAAACAACGATCAGCAATGCACAGATCTTTATGGATATTCAGAAGGAGTTCGGCAGTTTCTACAATTACTTATATTCATTCATGCCCGACAAAAAGCCTATCATCAATAGCTATGAAGACTATCGTCAGGCTCCCGCAACCTCCCCTATTTCAGACGCGATCGCCAAGGATTTGAAGAAAAGAGGAATTCGATTCTTTGGGACCACTATATGCTACGCCTATATGCAGGCGGTAGGTATGGTCAATGACCATATGCTTAGCTGCTCTTTTCGTTAG